CAGCCCCTGCTCGGGGTAGTGGAACTCCCATGCGAATTGCCGTCCGATGACCTCGACGACCATCGGCTTGTCGGCGGCGGCTTCGCTGGCGGAAAGCACGCGGAACGAATACACCACCATCACGACCACCAGCAGTGCCGGGATGGCCGTCCAGAACACCTCGAGCGAGGTGTTGCCGTGGATCAGAGCGCCTTCGGTCTCATCGCCGGCCCGGCGGCGGAAGCGCAGCACGGAGTACACCAGCAGGCCCTCAACCAGAACGAAAACCACCGTGGCCGCGCCCAGCATGAAGTTGAACAGGCGCTTCACTAGCTCGCCGCGGGTCGAGGCGGTCTCCGGCAGCAGGTTGACATTGGCCGCCACCAAGTAGCCGCACACCAGCACCACAAGGAAGATGGCCGAAACGACAATGACCGTTCTTGCCTTCACCGTGAAGCACCCTCGCGGTGGAAGTTCATGTTCAGTGCGATCTGCCTGGACCGGCAGCCGGCCTGGCTACGTCCCATGGTGGATTCCCGGCCAAGGCCGCGAGCAGAGCATCCAGCCAGCGAGCCTCAGCCTCAAGGTGCGCCCGTTGGTGGGAAGCCACCCACTCGGTCGAGCCGAAGAGGAAAGGCGCGTGGCGCAGGCTATCCTGCTCCGCCAGGATCTGCTGCCGGCGGCCGCCCAGACACTCGGCGGCCTCCTTCGCCGATACAGCGGAGAGGAAGGCCAGGCCGACGTCTCCGGTGAACCTGGAAGGCTTGTAGGTTGAGAGGTTCGTGCGGAGCAGCTCCTGGAACTGGGCTTCGCCTGCTTCAGTGATCCGGTAGACCCAGCGCGGCGGGCGTTTGCCCTGGCGAGAGCGCGTGCGCGCCACCCAGCCAGCCTTCTCCATCTTCCCCAGCAAGAAGTACACCGTCGGCTTCTTCAGATCCGTGCAGTAACGCAGGTCAGACTCGACCCATCCCACGAGACGATAGCCGTGCATCTCTTCCTGACGCAGCAGGCCCAACAGCAGCAACTCGCGGTCCATATCCCTAGTCAAGGCAAATTAGTCAAATCCGACCTACAACGTGCCTATGGTACGCCGAACCACTCGTGTTTGTCAACCACTCCAGCCATCCATGGTGGGGGACCGAGCCCACCCAGACTCCCGCTTCGGGGCAGATCTCCGCCCATGCGGGGGTTGGGTGGCGAACCTTGCTTCGCATTACGCCTTGCTGGATGACTACGCGCATCCGGCCGTCTTGGATTGCGCCTACCGCGAATCGGACGGTGGGGCCGGGAAGCCTCCCGGCCCCACCGCGACTCTCGGGGCGTTCTGCTAGGGCAGGCCCGGCGCTCCCGAGGAGAGGACCGCCGGCCGCGTGCGTGGCTTCGCTAGACTTCGGTGCAGTATGCCAGACCGAGCGTCCCGGGCCCGGCGTGGGTACCCACGGCGGGGCTGACGGCTGTCAGGTGCGCCTCAATCGGCTTCAACCTCTTGGTCGCCTCGGCCAACAGCGCCTCGGCATCCTCTGCCGCCGCTGCATGCAGCGTCGCGATCCGAAGCACCTTCTTCCCTCGGACCCGCTCCTCAATGACCTCCAACAGCCGCTCGCGAGCCTTACCCCGGGTCCGTACTTTCTCGAGCGCCTCGACCCGCCCGGCCCGAACCTCAAGCAGCGGCTTGAGGTTGAGCGCCGAGCCCAGAAAGCGGGATGCCCCGCCGATCCGCCCGCCTCGGTGAAGGAATTCCAGCGTGTCGACAAGGAAGACCACCCCGGTGAGATCCTTCACCCGCTTGGCGAGGGCCAGGACGTTGTCGAAGGACTCCCCGGCCTCCGCCGCCCGAGCCGCAGCCAGGACCTGGTAGCCCAGAGCCATGGCCACGCTCTCCGAGTTGACGATCTCGATCCTCGCCCCGGGAAACACCTTCTTCGCCTGCTCGGCAGATTGAATCGTCCCGGAGAGGTGCGGAGAGACCAATATCGCCAGGATGGGGACGCCGCGCGCAACCAGCGGCTCGAAGATCACCTGGAAGGTGGCGATCGTCGCCTGAGAGGTGGTCGGCATCGTCTTGGAGGTTCTGAGGCGGGCGTAGAACTCGGCGGGCATGATGTCCACACCGTCGCGCATCTCCTCACCGTCCCAGATCACGATCTGCGGGGCGACGAGGATCTTGTACTTGGCGATGAGGTCAGCCGGGATGTAAGCCGTACTGTCGGTGACAATGGCCAACTCGGGCATTTCCCCTCCTGGTTCCTGCCTGGTTAATCGTCTAACCCGCTAGAACCCCGCGAGGGGGGATAGGTTGCGTCAGCTAATTCTTCGTCCTGAGCCAGGCCTGCAGCTCGTCCAAGGGCCAGGCGTTGGCGATCTGAGCGGCTTCCAGCCAGGCACGCCGGGCGATCCCTACGCCATAGCGGCGCAGCTGGAAATCTGAGGGGCGGTGGGCATCGGTGTTGATCGCCAGCATGCACCCGAGCTCTCCGGCTCGCCGGGCGTGCACGTCGTTCAGATCCAGGCGGTCAGGATGAGCGTTGATTTCGAGGATGGTGCGCGTTCGCTGTGCCGCCAACAGCACTTCGTCCAGGTCCAGGTCGGCTCCCTCGCGTCCCTCGACCATGCGCCCGGTCGGGTGGCCGATCAGGTCGACATGCGGGTTGCCGATGGCGGCCAACAGGCGGGCCGTCGCCTGTTGCCGCGGTTGGCGCAGCGAGGTATGCAGGGAGGCCGTGACCAGGTCCAGCTCCGCCAGGACCGAGTCCGGGAAATCCAGGCGGCCGTCGGCCAGGATCTCGACCTCGGTGCCCTGCAAGAGCCGCGGCTGCCTGCCCACCAGTCTCTGAGCCTGCTCGATCTCCTGGCGCTGTGCTCGCAGCCGATCGACCGTCAGCCCCCGGGCTACGCCCAGACTCTGGCTGTGATCGGAGATCACCAGATACTCGAGGCCGGCCTCCCTGGCGGCCACGGCCATCTCGGCGATCGTGGCCATCCCATCGCTCCAGGTCGAGTGCGCATGGAGCTCCCCACGCAGGTCGGCCTCGG
This sequence is a window from Anaerolineales bacterium. Protein-coding genes within it:
- a CDS encoding PadR family transcriptional regulator, producing MDRELLLLGLLRQEEMHGYRLVGWVESDLRYCTDLKKPTVYFLLGKMEKAGWVARTRSRQGKRPPRWVYRITEAGEAQFQELLRTNLSTYKPSRFTGDVGLAFLSAVSAKEAAECLGGRRQQILAEQDSLRHAPFLFGSTEWVASHQRAHLEAEARWLDALLAALAGNPPWDVARPAAGPGRSH
- a CDS encoding DegV family protein, producing MPELAIVTDSTAYIPADLIAKYKILVAPQIVIWDGEEMRDGVDIMPAEFYARLRTSKTMPTTSQATIATFQVIFEPLVARGVPILAILVSPHLSGTIQSAEQAKKVFPGARIEIVNSESVAMALGYQVLAAARAAEAGESFDNVLALAKRVKDLTGVVFLVDTLEFLHRGGRIGGASRFLGSALNLKPLLEVRAGRVEALEKVRTRGKARERLLEVIEERVRGKKVLRIATLHAAAAEDAEALLAEATKRLKPIEAHLTAVSPAVGTHAGPGTLGLAYCTEV